In Candidatus Korarchaeota archaeon NZ13-K, a genomic segment contains:
- a CDS encoding histone translates to MPQKQTRYLPLAPVYRIIKDAGAERVSDDARERMVYHLERFAREVGLHAVELAKHAKRKTVTDRDIEMAVEAVWKR, encoded by the coding sequence ATGCCCCAGAAACAGACCAGGTATCTACCCCTCGCACCGGTCTACAGGATAATCAAGGATGCGGGTGCTGAGAGGGTAAGTGACGATGCCAGGGAGAGGATGGTCTACCACCTCGAGAGATTCGCTCGTGAAGTCGGATTGCACGCCGTGGAGCTCGCAAAACATGCCAAGAGGAAGACAGTCACGGATAGGGACATAGAGATGGCCGTTGAGGCTGTCTGGAAGAGGTAA